In Maylandia zebra isolate NMK-2024a linkage group LG12, Mzebra_GT3a, whole genome shotgun sequence, a single genomic region encodes these proteins:
- the rmi1 gene encoding recQ-mediated genome instability protein 1, which translates to MTPGIQAVVRATQAWLQSSWHVQVPFAWLEACVEWLQGEAGGEAHLSQQQTNQQALDQWLLTDLRDLDFPVLPEGLAEAQKTELSGNFCVQVDSLLDISQPAYGQLQKWRGTDCVNDEVSAVTQTTQRPWEAKPTRMLLLQVTDGVQSLEAMEYQPIPALSAALRPGAKLQLQGKIVCRLGVLLLGPSNIKILGGEVEDLVDRNNQGRVLCRTLGLPEQEQEGEEAPAQQQGNQEVDDLDLDDAELLASLEAQEEVEMLQVEPARDSGYSTLHEASTQSSRSSSIRSLVPAASSRSELSTRSDRGGSTRSSRNGLDQGYLNDDEHVEADLFDSVPPDAVHQQIQDHSMADEDFPDEDFDDLPLEELDSVIFQENESVPTPSDSSYRNTPRNSRITGNPNRATKPQAALFESCTLSGSGPRLGSINSRSSAQKRDNREASEQLTKTTPELFLSPAASEAARELYLAANDEIDFVDEDMDCILEEAETSGKTSGPNEIPVQLRSSRGTESTSYETEASRSSKQNARSGSPVPPVTLTSPPFTYLCLLENLMSKPLLHIMEIHVKAFIVTLLGKLSSSNGVWSVSATISDGTGYLDVELSNEVLTGLLGFSVAEKGALKRDPSRRGELDAGMRRCQEELVDMCCIMTVIVQLEGRKAVVTKVDPVSEKTLQELEQRVRDGRK; encoded by the exons ATGACTCCTGGGATTCAGGCAGTGGTCCGTGCTACCCAAGCATGGCTGCAGTCCTCCTGGCATGTCCAGGTGCCCTTTGCCTGGCTAGAAGCCTGTGTGGAGTGGCTACAAGgagaggcaggaggagaagcTCATCTGTCACAGCAGCAAACCAACCAGCAG GCGCTGGACCAATGGCTGTTAACAGACCTCAGAGACCTGGACTTTCCTGTCCTGCCAGAAGGGCTCGCTGAAGCCCAGAAGACTGAGCTCAGTGGCAACTTCTGCGTCCAG GTCGACTCATTATTGGACATCAGTCAGCCGGCGTATGGTCAGCTGCAGAAGTGGAGGGGCACAGATTGTGTCAATGACGAGGTGTCTGCAGTCACACAGACCACCCAGAGGCCCTGGGAAGCCAAACCCACCCGTATGCTTCTACTGCAG GTGACAGATGGAGTTCAGAGCCTGGAGGCTATGGAGTATCAGCCAATCCCTGCTCTCAGCGCGGCACTCAG GCCCGGTGCAAAGCTGCAGCTGCAAGGAAAGATAGTTTGCAGACTTGGTGTTTTGCTTTTGGGGCCGTCCAACATCAAAATCCTCGGTGGTGAGGTCGAAGACCTGGTGGACAGGAATAACCAG GGCAGGGTGCTGTGTCGGACACTGGGACTTcctgagcaggaacaggaaggagAGGAGGCTCCAGCACAACAACAAG gtaaccaggaagtggatgatcTGGATCTTGATGATGCAGAGCTGTTAGCCAGTCTCGAGGCCCAAGAGGAAGTTGAAATGCTTCAGGTTGAACCTGCCCGAGACAGCGGCTACAGCACGCTGCATGAGGCTTCCACTCAGTCTTCGAGAAGCTCGTCCATCAGGAGCCTTGTCCCAGCCGCTTCGTCCAG AAGTGAACTCTCCACCCGCTCTGACAGAGGTGGCTCGACCCGAAGCAGCAGAAATGGTTTAGACCAGGGTTACCTAAATGATGACGAACACGTGGAAGCTGACCTCTTTGACTCAGTTCCCCCCGATGCAGTTCATCAACAGATCCAAGATCACAGCATGGCAGACGAAGACTTTCCTGACGAAGACTTTGACGACCTTCCCCTGGAGGAGCTGGACAGTGTGATTTTCCAGGAAAATGAAAGTGTCCCCACACCATCTGACAGCAGTTACAGAAACACACCACGGAACAGCAGAATAACAGGAAATCCCAACAGAGCAACAAAACCCCAAGCTgctctgtttgaatcatgcacTTTGAGTGGCTCTGGGCCACGACTTGGGTCTATCAACTCCAGATCCAGCGCACAGAAAAGGGACAATAGAGAAGCTTCAGAGCAATTAACCAAGACAACTCCCGAGCTATTTCTTTCTCCAGCAGCTTCGGAGGCAGCACGTGAATTATATTTGGCTGCTAATGACGAGATTGATTTTGTGGATGAAGATATGGACTGCATTTTGGAAGAGGCAGAAACCAGTGGGAAGACTAGTGGACCAAATGAGATCCCTGTTCAGCTTAGGTCTAGTAGAGGCACCGAGAGCACTAGCTACGAAACAGAAGCTTCAAGGTCGTCCAAACAAAATGCTCGGAGTGGCAGCCCAGTCCCTCCTGTCACTCTGACCTCTCCACCCTTTACATACTTGTGCTTGCTAGAAAATTTAATGTCCAAACCACTTCTCCACATCATGGAGATCCATGTCAAAGCTTTCATTGTGACTCTCTTGGGAAAACTGAGCAGCAGTAATGGCGTTTGGAGTGTTTCTGCTACAATATCTGACGGGACCGGTTACCTGGACGTGGAGCTGTCCAATGAAGTTTTGACAGGCCTTCTGGGCTTCTCGGTAGCAGAGAAGGGAGCCCTGAAGCGTGACCCGTCTCGGAGAGGTGAGCTGGATGCGGGGATGAGGAGATGCCAGGAAGAGCTTGTGGACATGTGCTGCATTATGACTGTTATTGTTCAACTGGAGGGCAGGAAAGCGGTGGTGACCAAAGTGGACCCCGTCAGCGAGAAAACACTCCAGGAGCTCGAGCAGAGGGTGAGGGACGGGAGAAAATAA
- the LOC143421410 gene encoding sterile alpha motif domain-containing protein 3-like, whose amino-acid sequence MTLRGLSTEELLKTLMEEGIDVSNDEAQRSRDNDVDGETVDCGLTETMVAYLFDKSFKKQLKFRDFTNRYKEVIITLQPVDPCEGTVEGPVSQANQSSIPSCRRLPAVISIPKFPQDVQSRLDLKEPVQKEQKYRNKIIGTLYEMLSQYTMYPTHSDYIQVIKALIVKYPFLRDVHGNGYDTWHSQLKRKFKAERAPLISNEEVNRVKEKFGRTQKHRTTEESSSSCLKRLKPSLDSCFVGEDAASVDAHIKVLNDQHKKLHPDTALVKDRMTKTFAWRRREVAEGMCTVDLLKRYPFLGTSAGLCDEVDLMHPCQDNICRRFSENFTAVLQNILQMTKDLPLKKVYMEIIDVR is encoded by the exons ATGACTCTCAGGGGGTTATCCACGGAGGAGCTCCTTAAAACGTTGATGGAAGAAGGCATTGATGTGTCAAACGACGAGGCGCAAAGATCTAGAG ATAACGATGTAGATGGAGAGACGGTAGACTGTGGACTCACGGAGACCATGGTTGCATATCTTTTTGACAAGTCTttcaaaaagcagctgaagttcAGAGACTTCACAAACCGCTACAAGGAAGTCATCATCACTTTACAACCGGTCGACCCATGTGAAGGTACAGTTGAAGGTCCAGTGTCCCAAGCAAACCAGAG TTCTATACCTTCTTGCCGTAGACTGCCTGCAGTTATTTCCATTCCAAAATTCCCACAAGATGTCCAGAGTCGCTTGGATCTCAAAGAACCAGTCCAGAAAGAACAGAAGTACCGAAACAAAATAATTGGGACTctttatgaaatgctgtcacAGTACACAAT GTACCCAACCCACTCAGACTACATCCAGGTCATCAAAGCCCTGATTGTGAAGTATCCTTTCCTAAGAGATGTACACGGAAATGGTTAT GACACCTGGCACAGCCAACTCAAGAGAAAGTTCAAAGCAGAACGGGCTCCCCTAATCAGCAATGAAGAAGTGAACCGGGTTAAAGAAAAGTTTGGACGCACGCAGAAACATCGGACCACAGAGGAATCCAGCAGCTCCTGTCTGAAGAGACTGAAGCCCTCTCTC GATTCGTGCTTTGTGGGGGAAGATGCAGCCTCCGTTGATGCTCATATCAAGGTGCTAAATGATCAGCACAAGAAGCTACATCCTGACACAGCACTGGTGAAAGACCGCATGACAAAAACCTTTGCATGGAGACGTCGAGAGGTAGCTGAAGGAATGTGTACTGTGGACCTATTAAAGAGATATCCATTCCTGGGGACATCTGCAGGG TTGTGTGATGAGGTTGATTTAATGCATCCCTGCCAAGACAACATCTGTCGCCGCTTTAGCGAAAACTTCACTGCTGTTCTTCAAAATATTCTTCAAATGACCAAGGATTTGCCACTGAAGAAGGTCTACATGGAG ATAATTGATGTACGATAG